From the genome of Alteromonas stellipolaris:
TTCAATTCAGGATTTACTACTGACGCGAGTTTTTGAATGGTATCCATTAACGCCGTTAACCCTTCAAGCGCGTAATATTCACATTGCATTGGCACCATGACTGAATCAGCCGCGGCTAATGCATTCACCGTAAGTTGGTTTAGTGAAGGAGGGCAGTCAATAAAGATAAAATCGTAGTAATCAAGAACAGGTTTTAGCGCATTTCTAAGGCGTACTTCACGGGCAAACATTTCCATTAACTTAATTTCAGCTGCTGTCACGTCGCCATTGGCAGCCACTAAATCAAATTTACCCGCCGTATTTTTAACAATAACGTCGTTGATAGGTTGTTCTTCGATAAGCAACTCAAACGCGGTAGCGTGAACATCGTATTTGTCGACGCCGCTTCCCATGGTTGCATTACCTTGTGGATCAAGATCAATCAGTAGCACTTTACGTTTTGTGGCAGCCATTGATGCTGCAACATTCACTGCAGTAGTGGTTTTACCCACACCACCTTTTTGATTCGCGATCGCGATTACCTTTGCCACAAATAAGTCCTGTTATGCCTTTTTAATCCAAACGAGGTGTCGTTCGCCCACCAGATTCGGTACAGTGAGACTTTCCGTTTTGATCACCTGATAGTGATCACTCACTTCTTTTAGTTCGTCTTCTGGAAACTGCCCTTTGAGTGCAAGGAACTGCCCGTTTGAATTTACCAGATGTTGGCACCAGTGCAACATATCTTTTAATGAAGC
Proteins encoded in this window:
- a CDS encoding ParA family protein, with protein sequence MAKVIAIANQKGGVGKTTTAVNVAASMAATKRKVLLIDLDPQGNATMGSGVDKYDVHATAFELLIEEQPINDVIVKNTAGKFDLVAANGDVTAAEIKLMEMFAREVRLRNALKPVLDYYDFIFIDCPPSLNQLTVNALAAADSVMVPMQCEYYALEGLTALMDTIQKLASVVNPELKIEGVLRTMYDPRNRLANDVSEQLKRHFGEQVYRTVIPRNVRLAEAPSFGTPAMYYDKSSTGAKAYLALAGEILRRRDKSAPSQAKAS